GTACTCGCCGTGATAGCTTATGTCCACGACGCCGATTACCTTCTTCCTCAGCTCGTGGTGGAGGTAGTCACCATCAACGAACTCCTCCTTGGTTGGTCCGGGCCCACCGATGATTATGCCCCTGAGCTCTCCCTTCTCAAGGAGGGGGAGGAACGCTTTGTTGGCGTGTTCGCCTATGCGCTTCATGAACTCGTGGGTCTCCTGCTCGCGGATCCTCTCGTAACGCCTCGCGGACTGGCCTCCTGCGCGGGTCTTTCCGGGGACGTTGGAGGTCAGCTCATCAATGACGTCAATGCGCTTTCCGCGGAGGAGGCCTATCGTTGCCTCGTTTTTCTCAACGGTTATGAGGCCGTATGCGTCCTTGACACGGAGCATTTCCTCAAGGGGCTCCGTCACAAACGTCTGGTCACATCGATACAGCCTGACCTTTAGCGGCTCCGGTGGAACGATGGCCCAGAGTTTTATATCGCTGACACCCTCCTGTTCACTAACGTTGCCGACGAAGAGGGCAAGGCCGTTCTCAGGGGTCTTGCGATAGAGCTTGAGGTGCTGCATGGCTCTTTCAAGGGCCCCAAGGACGTTCTTTCTGGTTGACTTGGATTTTATGTTCTGGGCAGTTCCGTACTCCTCCCTGAGCTGCTGCATTACCTTGTTTATGTCATAGCCGGCTGGAATGTACAAACTAACCAGCTCAGTAGCACGACCTCGATAGCTCTTCAGCTCATCAACCTTCTTCTTCAACTCATACATTTCAGCTGACTTGTGAGACATGATCATCACTCCCCAAGAATCCTCTCCCGCACGAAGAAAAAGTGAGGAATTTATAAAAGTTTAGGAAATGTGGGTTAAAACCAGGATATTACTATGAGGGCTATCACGCCCAGAATGCCGCCTATTGCCACCACCAGGACGTTTAACGCAGTTAACGGTACATTCGAGAGGCCAATCCAGTTCGTGAACCACAGAATTATCAGGCCGACTATTGCATTGCCCACAAGGTATCGGATTATTCTGAGCCCAACCTTGACCACCAGTAATACGGCCAAGAACAGGAAAAACAGGAACAGCAGTTCTGCTATCATGATATCACCACAGGTTCTTGAGATCGAACTTCTTTATTAACTTTTTGTAAAAACTTGAACGAAAGCTAAAATAAATAAAAGGAATTCCAAATCACGAAAGTTTTTCGAGAGTCTCTTTTGCTATCTCTCCAAGGGGAACCCACTTCTTGCCTT
This portion of the Thermococcus sp. genome encodes:
- the prf1 gene encoding peptide chain release factor aRF-1, producing MSHKSAEMYELKKKVDELKSYRGRATELVSLYIPAGYDINKVMQQLREEYGTAQNIKSKSTRKNVLGALERAMQHLKLYRKTPENGLALFVGNVSEQEGVSDIKLWAIVPPEPLKVRLYRCDQTFVTEPLEEMLRVKDAYGLITVEKNEATIGLLRGKRIDVIDELTSNVPGKTRAGGQSARRYERIREQETHEFMKRIGEHANKAFLPLLEKGELRGIIIGGPGPTKEEFVDGDYLHHELRKKVIGVVDISYHGEYGLRELVEKASDILRDHEAVKERHLIQNFFRHLVKDTGMITYGEKEVRKALELGAVDTLLISEGYDKVRVRAKCNNCGWQEEKTMSEQEFHVYKKKLTHCPKCGSQNINFEKWDVAEEFIKMAEESGSDVEIISLDTDEGQQFYKAFGGLGAFLRYKIQ
- a CDS encoding pro-sigmaK processing inhibitor BofA family protein; this translates as MIAELLFLFFLFLAVLLVVKVGLRIIRYLVGNAIVGLIILWFTNWIGLSNVPLTALNVLVVAIGGILGVIALIVISWF